One Triplophysa dalaica isolate WHDGS20190420 chromosome 1, ASM1584641v1, whole genome shotgun sequence DNA segment encodes these proteins:
- the foxb1b gene encoding forkhead box protein B1b, giving the protein MPRPGRNTYSDQKPPYSYISLTAMAIQSCPEKMLPLNDIYKFIMDRFPYYRENTQRWQNSLRHNLSFNDCFIKIPRRPDQPGKGSFWALHPSCGDMFENGSFLRRRKRFKVMMTSEHLQKPSDAAQHYLQQQAKLRLTALGTHLPQMTSYNLSVSQPSTFKHPFAIENIIARDYKMPGSLAFSAMQSMSTGYQIHNQLTTAWPHMYGSNVIDTMACPEYTSAYGLPLKSLCQGAQSLPAIPVPIKATPASVPSIPTLHAHIPAFLRGSPQSLSPTSPHTTTSQSSPATTSPTSLLHSAAVHCQEVT; this is encoded by the coding sequence ATGCCGCGTCCTGGAAGAAACACGTACAGCGACCAGAAGCCGCCGTATTCTTACATTTCTCTAACCGCTATGGCCATTCAGAGTTGCCCCGAGAAGATGCTCCCGCTCAATGATATCTACAAGTTCATCATGGACAGGTTTCCATATTATCGGGAAAACACGCAGCGCTGGCAAAACTCGCTGCGTCACAACCTTTCCTTCAACGACTGTTTCATCAAGATCCCGCGGAGACCGGACCAGCCTGGGAAAGGCAGCTTCTGGGCTCTCCATCCAAGCTGCGGTGATATGTTTGAGAACGGAAGCTTCCTGAGGCGCCGCAAGAGATTCAAAGTAATGATGACATCTGAGCACCTGCAAAAACCCTCGGACGCTGCGCAGCACTACCTCCAGCAACAAGCAAAACTGAGACTGACTGCTTTGGGGACACATCTACCTCAAATGACCAGCTACAACTTAAGTGTGTCTCAACCGTCCACCTTCAAACACCCATTTGCCATTGAAAATATAATTGCCAGAGATTACAAAATGCCAGGAAGTCTTGCCTTCTCCGCCATGCAGTCCATGTCTACGGGTTATCAGATACACAACCAGCTGACCACAGCCTGGCCCCACATGTATGGCAGTAATGTAATAGACACGATGGCTTGCCCTGAGTATACTAGCGCATATGGACTGCCTCTTAAATCCTTATGTCAAGGTGCGCAAAGTTTACCAGCGATCCCTGTTCCTATCAAAGCCACTCCAGCATCGGTTCCGTCTATCCCGACTCTCCATGCGCACATTCCAGCTTTCCTCCGCGGCTCTCCTCAGTCCCTGAGCCCTACGTCTCCACACACAACGACGAGCCAGAGCAGCCCTGCCACAACGAGCCCCACCTCGTTGCTTCATTCGGCCGCCGTTCACTGTCAAGAGGTCActtaa